In the Campylobacteraceae bacterium genome, one interval contains:
- the hutH gene encoding histidine ammonia-lyase — MFTLNLVPGKLTLQDLRRVKNEQTFVTLDKSAQAKIKAANQTILDIVEKDQTVYGVNTGFGLLANTKIAKEDLEDLQERIVLSHSAGIGEYISNASVRLMILLKINSLSLGFSGIRLKVIQALIDLINKEVYPCVPKKGSVGASGDLAPLAHMAAILLGYGYVRYKNEILPAKEGLEKAGMTTIVLGAKEGLALLNGTQLSTAFALEGLFYAEDLFAAAVVAGAMTTEAVLGSRSPFDKRVHEIRGHQTQIDAASMYVDLLEKESEISLTHVNCDRVQDPYSIRCQPQVMGACLSQIRNTAHTLLVESNGVTDNPLIFVDEGDVISGGNFHAEPIAFASDNLALAIAEIGALSERRMALLVDKHLSQLPAFLVNNGGINSGFMIAQVTCAALASENKCLAHPSSVDSLPTSANQEDHVSMATYAGRRLADMAENTAGIVGIELLAAAQGMDFRAPHKSTNKIEAAKKIIREEVSFYEQDRYFTDDIEKAMAVVRSGKYNNFIKSDLMPSF, encoded by the coding sequence ATGTTTACATTAAATTTAGTACCAGGAAAGTTAACGCTTCAAGACTTAAGAAGAGTAAAAAATGAGCAAACTTTTGTTACTTTAGACAAAAGTGCGCAAGCGAAAATAAAAGCAGCCAATCAAACTATTTTAGACATAGTAGAAAAAGACCAAACTGTTTATGGTGTAAATACGGGATTTGGTCTGCTTGCAAATACAAAAATTGCTAAAGAAGATTTAGAAGATTTGCAAGAAAGAATTGTATTATCACACAGTGCAGGAATTGGTGAATATATTTCAAATGCATCTGTACGTTTAATGATTTTATTAAAAATAAATTCTTTATCATTAGGCTTTTCAGGAATTAGATTAAAAGTGATTCAAGCGTTGATTGATTTAATTAATAAAGAGGTTTATCCTTGTGTTCCTAAAAAAGGTTCTGTAGGAGCTAGTGGCGATTTAGCACCCTTAGCACATATGGCGGCTATTTTATTAGGATATGGTTATGTTAGATATAAGAATGAAATACTTCCAGCAAAAGAAGGTTTAGAAAAAGCAGGCATGACTACAATTGTATTGGGAGCAAAAGAAGGTTTGGCTTTATTAAATGGGACACAACTCTCCACTGCTTTTGCCCTTGAAGGTTTATTTTATGCAGAAGATTTATTTGCAGCTGCAGTTGTTGCAGGCGCTATGACTACTGAAGCAGTATTAGGAAGTCGTTCTCCTTTTGATAAACGAGTGCATGAAATAAGAGGACATCAAACGCAAATTGATGCAGCTTCTATGTATGTGGATTTATTAGAAAAAGAAAGTGAGATTTCTTTAACACATGTAAATTGTGACCGTGTACAAGACCCCTATTCTATTAGATGTCAACCACAAGTAATGGGCGCTTGTTTATCTCAAATCAGAAACACAGCCCACACTTTATTAGTTGAGTCTAATGGGGTAACGGATAATCCTTTAATTTTTGTAGATGAAGGAGATGTAATTTCAGGTGGAAACTTTCATGCTGAACCTATTGCTTTTGCTAGTGATAATTTAGCTTTAGCTATTGCAGAAATTGGAGCCTTAAGTGAAAGAAGAATGGCTTTATTAGTGGATAAACACTTAAGTCAATTACCTGCATTTTTAGTAAATAATGGAGGTATCAACTCTGGTTTTATGATAGCCCAAGTTACTTGTGCCGCACTTGCTAGTGAAAATAAGTGTTTGGCTCATCCTTCAAGTGTGGATTCACTTCCAACATCTGCAAATCAAGAAGATCATGTTTCTATGGCTACATATGCAGGAAGAAGATTAGCAGATATGGCTGAGAATACAGCTGGTATTGTAGGAATTGAATTATTAGCAGCAGCTCAAGGTATGGATTTTAGAGCTCCTCATAAATCAACGAATAAAATAGAAGCTGCTAAAAAAATCATTAGAGAAGAAGTAAGTTTTTATGAGCAAGACAGATACTTTACCGATGATATAGAAAAAGCTATGGCCGTGGTTCGATCAGGAAAATACAATAATTTTATCAAAAGTGACTTAATGCCAAGTTTTTAA
- a CDS encoding UTRA domain-containing protein, with translation MKQPLFKIIKEHIIKQILNHEYKEGEKIPTEMQLLQEFKTSRPTVNKAISELVIEGYVERFARLGTFVKKQISQSSILDLKNIADEIKDRGNNYSNVLLCLEEIKANEEISKILHVVKDQKIFISKIIHKENDVPVRFDIRYIKPSCVPHYIEQDFTNTTPTQYLQKVCPIDKVENTIEAKLVNKTIQEYLDISEFEPCLLISRTVTSNNEIASYSKLYYPSSRYKLNSSWENAKHTFL, from the coding sequence ATGAAACAACCTCTGTTTAAAATCATAAAAGAACATATTATAAAACAAATTCTAAACCATGAATACAAAGAGGGAGAAAAAATACCCACTGAAATGCAACTGCTTCAAGAATTTAAAACAAGTAGGCCTACAGTTAATAAAGCTATTTCAGAATTAGTAATAGAAGGATATGTTGAACGTTTTGCTAGACTTGGAACGTTTGTAAAAAAACAAATATCACAAAGTTCTATTTTGGATTTAAAAAACATCGCAGATGAAATCAAAGACAGAGGGAATAACTACTCAAATGTTTTACTTTGTTTAGAAGAAATTAAAGCAAATGAAGAGATATCAAAAATTTTACATGTTGTAAAAGATCAGAAAATATTTATTTCTAAAATAATTCATAAAGAAAATGATGTTCCCGTGCGTTTTGATATTCGTTATATTAAACCTTCTTGCGTACCACATTATATAGAACAAGATTTTACGAATACTACTCCTACTCAGTACTTACAAAAAGTATGTCCTATTGATAAAGTAGAAAATACCATTGAAGCCAAATTAGTAAATAAAACGATTCAAGAATATTTAGATATAAGTGAGTTTGAACCTTGTTTATTAATATCAAGAACGGTTACTTCAAATAACGAAATTGCCTCTTATTCAAAACTGTATTACCCAAGTTCACGTTATAAATTAAACTCATCCTGGGAAAATGCAAAACATACTTTTTTATAA
- a CDS encoding zinc ABC transporter substrate-binding protein: MKIFLISIFLIIQSYAYEVTVSILPQKYFVEKIAKNKVNINVMVKPGFSPATYAPRTSQMRKLSKSSIYFYIGVPFENAWLDKFAYSNKKMLMIDSSKNIKKLEMLAHEHHEEEHEENHEEENHHEDDEEHTGLDPHTWTDPSLVKIHAKNILEALIKVDEKNTSFYTKNYNSFIEELSLLDNKIKDILKDKKESAFMVFHPSWSYFARAYHLEQIAVEKEGKEPKVKEIIALVKEAKEHKIKTLFVSPQFSQNAARKIAKAINGTVLSVDSLAYKWDENLLNIAKTIKNQ; this comes from the coding sequence GTGAAAATATTTTTAATTTCAATATTTTTAATCATTCAAAGTTATGCTTATGAAGTAACAGTAAGTATCTTACCTCAAAAATATTTTGTAGAAAAAATAGCAAAAAATAAAGTAAATATCAATGTTATGGTCAAACCCGGTTTCTCCCCAGCAACCTATGCACCAAGAACATCACAAATGAGAAAATTAAGTAAGTCCTCAATATATTTTTACATAGGCGTTCCTTTTGAAAATGCATGGTTAGATAAGTTTGCTTATTCAAATAAAAAAATGCTTATGATCGACTCTTCCAAAAACATTAAAAAATTAGAAATGCTTGCACATGAGCATCATGAAGAAGAACATGAAGAAAACCACGAAGAAGAAAATCATCATGAAGATGATGAAGAACACACGGGACTTGACCCTCATACATGGACAGACCCTTCTTTAGTAAAAATTCATGCAAAAAATATCTTAGAAGCATTGATTAAAGTAGATGAAAAAAACACTTCCTTTTATACAAAAAATTACAATTCTTTTATAGAAGAATTATCCTTACTTGATAATAAAATAAAAGATATTTTAAAAGATAAAAAAGAGAGTGCTTTTATGGTTTTTCATCCTTCATGGAGTTATTTTGCACGAGCCTATCATTTAGAGCAAATTGCAGTTGAGAAAGAAGGAAAAGAACCCAAAGTTAAAGAAATTATTGCTTTAGTAAAAGAAGCAAAAGAACATAAAATAAAAACACTTTTCGTAAGCCCTCAGTTCTCACAAAATGCAGCAAGAAAGATTGCAAAAGCAATTAATGGAACAGTACTTAGTGTAGATTCCCTAGCCTATAAATGGGATGAAAACTTACTAAATATCGCTAAAACCATCAAAAATCAATAA
- a CDS encoding DUF1007 family protein has product MKKVIFLLLFLQAFLLSCEICVLSTPKTSVLVNVVSSKTHIQKIDFIWIVSKEFTSSLNQIYDQNTNKILDENEIENIYNAFISYVRPKDYLTKIFYYENKETKVLEKNIILADDVYIKNERLHLSYSIELKKEIKNNYKLDIEVFDENQYFDLKISKEYSSFKQVSTEKESDLSGILFTISTRNTIKPQVENEEIKITVNKEEKKERSYLQNYSLKIKKYLQDIKEGKDNLALVFLLFVSFIYGIIHAIGPGHGKSLAFSYFLINKTSVSKAFAISLATAFIHILGAFILVLISVFILDSFLNSFVNDSIYMLTKISAVLIILLAFFILYNKIYKKSCFCRSCQTPKKENNLIQANDFNKMSWSNVKIDKQQKSKTNKQELYFVLTAGLIPCPGTVILFIYAFVLKTYFAVILASIFISLGMGLVIFASAFMGLGFKQLSHNSHKISSVLEYVAILVMLILGIVLYFSF; this is encoded by the coding sequence ATGAAAAAAGTAATATTTCTCTTACTTTTTTTACAAGCTTTTCTTTTATCTTGTGAGATTTGTGTTTTATCTACCCCTAAAACATCCGTTTTAGTAAACGTAGTCTCTAGTAAAACACATATACAAAAGATTGACTTTATCTGGATTGTATCAAAAGAATTCACCTCTAGTTTAAATCAAATTTATGATCAAAATACCAATAAAATATTGGATGAAAATGAGATAGAGAATATCTATAATGCTTTTATTTCTTATGTTAGACCTAAAGATTATTTAACAAAAATTTTTTATTATGAAAATAAAGAAACAAAAGTACTTGAAAAAAACATCATCTTAGCCGATGATGTTTATATAAAGAATGAGCGTTTACACTTAAGTTATAGTATAGAACTAAAAAAAGAGATTAAAAATAATTATAAATTGGATATCGAAGTTTTTGATGAAAATCAATATTTTGACTTAAAAATAAGCAAAGAATATTCAAGTTTCAAACAAGTTAGTACAGAAAAAGAAAGTGATTTAAGTGGCATTCTTTTTACAATTTCTACAAGAAATACAATCAAACCCCAAGTAGAAAATGAAGAAATAAAAATCACAGTAAATAAAGAAGAGAAAAAAGAACGTTCTTATCTGCAAAACTATTCTTTAAAAATCAAAAAATATTTACAAGATATAAAAGAAGGAAAAGACAATCTTGCTCTCGTATTTTTACTCTTTGTTTCTTTTATTTATGGAATAATTCATGCCATTGGTCCAGGGCATGGAAAATCTTTAGCTTTTTCATATTTTTTAATTAATAAAACTTCTGTATCAAAAGCGTTTGCGATATCTCTAGCTACTGCTTTCATTCATATTTTAGGAGCTTTTATTTTAGTATTGATTTCTGTTTTTATTTTAGATTCTTTTTTAAATTCGTTTGTAAATGACTCAATTTATATGCTTACTAAAATCTCAGCAGTTTTAATTATTTTACTGGCTTTTTTTATACTTTATAATAAAATATACAAAAAATCTTGTTTTTGCAGGTCTTGTCAAACTCCCAAAAAAGAGAATAATCTTATACAGGCAAATGATTTTAATAAAATGTCATGGTCAAATGTAAAAATAGATAAACAACAAAAAAGCAAAACAAATAAACAAGAGCTATATTTTGTATTAACAGCGGGATTAATACCCTGCCCAGGAACTGTTATTTTATTTATTTATGCTTTTGTATTAAAAACTTATTTTGCTGTAATCTTAGCTAGTATTTTCATTTCTTTAGGAATGGGATTGGTTATTTTTGCCTCAGCTTTTATGGGCTTGGGATTCAAACAATTATCACATAATTCTCACAAAATATCCTCTGTTTTAGAGTATGTAGCAATTCTAGTAATGTTAATACTTGGAATAGTATTATACTTCTCATTTTAA
- a CDS encoding metal ABC transporter permease, whose amino-acid sequence MLEALEYTFIQNALISGFIISIISGIIGSLIVVNRMVFLSGGIAHSAYGGIGLSIYFSLPMLLTTSLFSIVVTLFIAMLTYKNREKLDSVIGLTWALGMSFGILLVDITPGYHADLISYLFGSILAVSSDDIIFMSSILFVILIILSCFYRDILAVSYDTTYAKLRGIRTRVFYTIILLMASISIVIAIKIVGLILVIALLSIPTYIASRFANSLLEMMIYSASFSSVFTILGLFVSYSYDLSSGPSIILISSLCMFVQIIVEKIYTKIFK is encoded by the coding sequence ATGTTAGAAGCTCTGGAATATACTTTTATTCAAAATGCGCTTATTTCAGGATTTATTATAAGTATAATTTCTGGGATAATTGGTTCCTTAATAGTTGTTAATAGAATGGTATTTTTATCAGGAGGAATTGCACATAGTGCTTATGGTGGAATTGGATTATCTATTTATTTTTCACTTCCTATGTTATTAACTACGTCTTTATTTTCAATTGTAGTTACTTTGTTTATTGCAATGTTAACTTATAAAAATAGAGAAAAACTTGATAGCGTTATTGGTCTTACTTGGGCTCTTGGAATGTCTTTTGGTATTTTATTAGTTGATATTACGCCTGGTTATCATGCGGATTTGATTTCGTATTTATTTGGGTCTATTTTAGCCGTTAGTTCTGATGATATTATTTTTATGTCAAGCATACTTTTTGTAATACTAATTATTTTGAGTTGTTTTTACAGAGATATTCTGGCTGTCTCATATGATACAACATATGCAAAGTTAAGAGGAATAAGAACAAGAGTATTTTATACAATAATACTTTTAATGGCTTCGATTAGTATAGTTATTGCTATTAAAATAGTTGGACTTATATTGGTGATTGCACTCTTAAGTATTCCTACTTATATAGCATCAAGATTTGCTAATTCTTTATTAGAAATGATGATTTATTCTGCTTCTTTTTCTTCTGTTTTCACAATATTAGGTCTGTTTGTATCCTATAGTTATGATTTAAGTTCAGGTCCTTCTATCATCTTAATCTCATCTTTATGTATGTTTGTACAAATTATTGTTGAAAAAATATATACAAAAATTTTTAAATAG
- the hutU gene encoding urocanate hydratase — MENKRVIRANTGTTLETKSWQTEAVLRMLKNNLDPEVAERPEDLVVYGGIGKAARNWECFDKIVEVLKRLEDDETLLVQSGKPVGVFTTHSNAPRVLIANSNIVPYKATWETFNELDKKGLMMYGQMTAGSWIYIGSQGIIQGTYETFLSMAKKHFNGSLESRWILTGGLGGMGGAQPLASTMAGACMLAIECDETRIDKRLETGYCDYKATSLDEALKLIKDATDKKEVISVGLLGNAAEIFPEILKGDFLPDAVTDQTSAHDPLNGYLPIGWSMEKAKELRISNPDLVVAEAKKSMGVQVEAMLGFQAKGIATFDYGNNIRQMALEVGVKNAFDFKGFVPLYIRDLFCEGIGPFRWVALSGDPTDIYKTDAKMKELFPDNVGLHTWLDGAREKIQFQGLPARICWIGAGDRAKAGLAFNEMVKSGELKAPIVIGRDHLDAGSVTSPNRETEGMKDGSDVVSDWPLLNALLSTAGGATWVSLHHGGGVGMGFSQHAGLVIVADGTEDAAKRLKNVLTNDPATGVMRHVDAGYDLAIKKAKEQNLDLPMMKE; from the coding sequence ATGGAAAATAAAAGAGTAATAAGAGCAAATACAGGAACTACACTTGAAACCAAGTCTTGGCAAACCGAAGCAGTATTAAGAATGTTAAAAAACAACTTAGATCCTGAAGTAGCTGAAAGACCTGAAGATTTAGTAGTTTATGGGGGCATTGGAAAAGCTGCTAGAAACTGGGAATGTTTTGATAAAATTGTAGAAGTATTAAAACGACTTGAAGATGATGAAACGCTTCTTGTTCAATCTGGAAAACCAGTAGGTGTTTTTACTACTCATAGCAATGCACCCAGAGTTTTAATTGCAAACTCTAATATTGTTCCATATAAAGCGACCTGGGAAACCTTTAATGAATTAGATAAAAAAGGTCTAATGATGTATGGACAAATGACAGCAGGATCTTGGATTTATATAGGCTCTCAAGGAATAATTCAAGGTACTTATGAAACATTTTTGTCCATGGCTAAAAAACATTTTAATGGAAGTTTAGAATCTAGATGGATTTTAACAGGTGGACTTGGTGGAATGGGTGGTGCGCAACCATTAGCATCTACTATGGCTGGTGCTTGTATGTTAGCTATTGAATGTGACGAAACTAGAATTGATAAAAGACTTGAAACTGGATATTGTGATTATAAAGCAACAAGTTTAGATGAAGCATTAAAATTAATTAAAGACGCAACTGATAAAAAAGAAGTTATTTCTGTTGGTTTATTAGGAAATGCGGCTGAAATTTTTCCAGAAATTTTAAAAGGTGATTTTTTACCAGATGCAGTAACAGATCAAACTTCTGCGCATGATCCATTAAATGGTTATTTACCTATTGGTTGGTCTATGGAAAAAGCAAAAGAATTAAGAATTTCTAATCCTGATTTAGTTGTAGCAGAAGCTAAAAAATCTATGGGTGTTCAAGTTGAGGCTATGTTAGGTTTCCAAGCAAAAGGAATAGCTACTTTTGATTATGGTAATAATATTAGACAAATGGCTTTAGAAGTTGGAGTTAAAAATGCTTTTGATTTTAAAGGTTTTGTGCCTTTATATATTAGAGATTTATTTTGTGAAGGAATAGGACCTTTTAGATGGGTAGCACTTTCTGGTGATCCTACTGATATTTACAAAACAGATGCAAAAATGAAAGAATTATTCCCTGATAATGTTGGTTTACATACATGGTTAGATGGAGCAAGAGAAAAGATTCAATTTCAAGGACTTCCTGCAAGAATTTGTTGGATTGGAGCAGGAGATAGAGCAAAAGCAGGACTTGCTTTTAATGAAATGGTTAAAAGTGGAGAGTTAAAAGCTCCTATTGTAATAGGACGTGATCATTTAGATGCAGGTTCTGTAACAAGTCCTAATAGAGAAACGGAAGGCATGAAAGATGGTTCTGATGTAGTTTCAGATTGGCCTTTATTAAATGCTCTTTTAAGTACAGCAGGAGGAGCAACGTGGGTGTCTTTACATCATGGTGGTGGTGTAGGAATGGGATTTTCTCAACATGCAGGTCTTGTAATTGTTGCTGATGGAACAGAAGATGCGGCAAAAAGATTAAAAAATGTTTTAACCAATGATCCAGCGACAGGTGTTATGAGACATGTAGATGCAGGATATGATTTAGCCATTAAAAAAGCAAAAGAACAAAATTTAGATTTACCAATGATGAAAGAATAG
- a CDS encoding transcriptional repressor: MKNIEALVLNTNIKLTSARVAILEIFAKSTKPLSYEDIKENLLMDKATFYRNISKFEEENIVNSFESNDKKRYFEIKKNAHSHFVCSTCSKIECLSEKSNISLPGYKIENVIIKGICQFCMKELND; the protein is encoded by the coding sequence ATGAAAAATATTGAAGCACTAGTATTAAATACAAATATAAAGTTAACCTCTGCAAGAGTCGCAATTCTAGAAATATTTGCAAAAAGCACCAAACCACTGTCTTATGAAGATATCAAAGAAAACTTATTAATGGACAAAGCCACATTTTATAGAAATATTTCAAAATTTGAAGAAGAAAACATTGTTAATTCTTTTGAAAGCAATGATAAAAAAAGATATTTTGAAATTAAAAAAAATGCCCATTCTCATTTTGTTTGTTCAACTTGTTCTAAAATTGAATGTTTAAGTGAAAAATCCAATATCTCTTTACCTGGATATAAAATTGAAAATGTCATCATAAAAGGTATTTGCCAATTCTGTATGAAAGAACTTAATGATTAA